From the genome of Dermacentor andersoni chromosome 3, qqDerAnde1_hic_scaffold, whole genome shotgun sequence:
tttttttaatccggtggaacaTTATTCGGCATCGGGATTTGTAGAGCACCACATGCGTGGGACGCGGGACGCACGATCGAAACTAGAGGTTATCGCAGACGCTATACTGCAGACGAAATTCGTCTACGACAAAGTGCTGCTGAAAACACGCGTCATCGCCCCGCAAGTGCCGATCCTCCGATTGGCGCCGCTTGGTCTCGGCGGCCGTCCGTTTGGCGTGTCGCTATACTTCGGCCACACGTCGCGGCTCTAGCTTGCGCTGCCTGGCGAGGGGCTGCCTCTTTCCTTGCCCACGGTCCACGGCCGTGCGTATCTCGTCGTCCCGTCACTTCGCCCGCTGCCTCGCCGCTTTGTGGCACACATCGCATGTCTGTGTCGTCTCTGCAGAGACGGCATTCTTACGTTCCTCTTCCGCTTGACACGTTCGAGGGTCAATTGTTGCACTCGCAAGTATAGGCCTACGCGCAACCACGACAGCTGGATGCGTTATGCTCGAGCGGCCGTGGCGCAACATAGCGCACCTAGCGCAAGCGAGCCACGCCTATTTACGGCGCGCACACCCATGCCAGCGAGTAGAGCGAGGAGGCGCCCAACCAATAGCGGCGATCGAGCGGATTCATGGGGATGCGCGCGCATCGGCGATGAACTCTGCGATCTTGGCCGGCCTCGTGTTGGACCTTGGCTCTGACTAGGCAAAGAAATGCTtggcatttaaaaaaataaatctgCTTTGCGGAATCACATTCTCTGCTGTGACAAGGGTGGATCCGAATTCACAAAACATTTCGTCAGTTAGTGCTCCTTGCCCTTGGCTGGCCGTCTTCGCTAATAACGTGCCCAACGTCAGTATTGTCTCGGCTTTCTCCTAAGGGTAATTGTAACAGAAGAGCGTTTTGCGAATATGGGCCTTGACTATTTCCGAGGCGTGGCATTGAGACTTGAAACATGTACTAAAATATGTGCGCATATAACGTTGTACGGTCTTTCTGATTACCATAGCAAATTGCTCGCAaatattacgtttttttttcagaTCTTAACCATTTCTCGCTGACTGTGTAAGTCACGGTAAACAGGACGGTAGTGAGGTTCCTTGAGGTAGATGAAATAATTTAGTTTTTGAAATCTTCACCGGGTGCACGGTTCAACATGACACCTCGCGTTCTCAGCCATCCTCCTGAATATTTTTTTATCGCTTGAGGGAGACCGTGGCGTTTTGCCGAACTATGCTTGTAGACGGGCGACGAGAGGCGCATTCGTTCATGCGAAATGCGCAATGAACGAAGTCTTCCTCTACTCACCGCGCTCGCGAATTCTCCACGAATTTTGTAGGCCAGGAGGACTTCGTCTACGCAGACAAAGACTGTCCTGGCAACTGGCTTGATTACCTGCAGCATGGTCGACTCGTCTGCAGCAGGAAGGTGAAAGAGTGCGCACGTTATTTTACTGCTTGCATGCCGAAAATGGAGATTAAGGCAGGAAACGCTCCGCTGTAATTGGTGCGGTGCGATTGCCTTGCCGGGTGAGAGCGCATATTTCGTCAAAAATAGTTCCTCGAGCTGCGATGGAGGCAAGACACCAGGCGTTAATTTCTGTGGGCCCTTTTCCTTTGTATTGTAGAATAATGGGAACGCAGTTCTTTGTTGAGCCACCCATCCAGAAACGCCCAATACAATACTCAAGCATAATGAataatgaaaaaaacaacaacatgttTCGTGTTGTTCATTCTTAAATCTTGCGAGCCTCAGAAAACAGGTAACTAATAGTtcataaaaacaaaaagagaacTTAGAAAAAAGAATGGGCCAGAACAGAAAAATATAGTATCACTGTAAAAATTACAAATTTTCCAACCCACTTACAGCAAGGAAActacatgcacgcacgcaccgacacacacacacacacacacacacacacacacacacacacacacacacacacacacacacacacacacacacacacacacacacacacacaaacacacacacacacacacacacacacacgcacacgcacacgcacacgcacacgcacacgcacacacacgcacacacacacacacacgcacacgcacacgcacacgcacacgcacgcacacgcacacacacgcacacgcacacacacacacacacgcacacacacacacacagcggagTCACTCCTGACTGGGCAGTTCATGTCTTGGGAATTCTATTCCAAATCATCAACGGGTGGCGTCAACTCTCTATGGTTCCTCCACCAATTTTTTATGAATTAGGTGAAAGAGTCTTGATATTTATATATCTGTCGTTTGAGTTGTGCAAAACACGGAGCGATGgcgcatgcaattttttttctactgtACAGTAGCTACTGTATGTCCAAACACAGGACCTCGCATGCCCTAAGCGAAACTTCGCTCTCAAGAGCATTGCTTCTTCAACAAAGATGCGCCTCTCTGAAATTTCATTGAACAAGCTTGTCTACAATATCATCACCTGCAACTTCGGTGCATGGGGTTGGCTCAGATTCAGACTGTGTTTCGGGTGCCTCACTCCGCAGAGCCAAGATTTCGACAGAAGAAACTTTTGCGTCTCACCGGGTGTGGTGCTGCAGAGGCTTTTTTCACTGCTGGAAGTTGTGGCGCAGGCCACTAATAATGTTGCAACCAGGAAAGACCAGCTCCGTTCCGGGAGGGGGCCACGAAACATGGCGCCTACCACCGGGCAGCCGTTCCACGTAGAAGCTCGGCTCGTTTTGTGGCTCGTGATCTCAACTCGAACGGAATGCGGATGCGTGGCCCACACGATGCATCCAAGGTGCGGCCAACTTTCCGAACAGTCGTATATGGTCTTAATGTTCGCGGCATGTAACTGTTGCCATACTTGGTCGCGGAAGGCCCATTATTATGATTTCGCTAGTGCTTGTGATTGTCGTTCGTCGGTTTTTGCTTCCTCTCGTTTCTACGAGGCGCAGCTGAACGGCAACTGAGTACATAGTCGCAGCTCCAATACACGAGTCGAAGAGACGACAAACGTGTAGTGTGAGCTGGAAGTCCTTATTTTTAACTTGTTTTTTCCCCGGATCACACGTCTGAGCAAACAGTAGCGGGAAAAGAAAGGGTGCCGTGTCGCCGCGTTTACTGAGGCTGACATGGACGCTAGTCGGCATTCCTGTCCTCCTGTGTGCCCCGCTTTTGATGAGCAAGTGGAGTAAgaggaaccgaggggcccgacttttGTTTTTTTGATGCGCATCCATATGAAGAAACAGACGATTAATTAGGTCAGAGAAAGCATAGGAGAAAGTAGTTGTCGTGTTGAATTAAAATGACGAAATGATAACattaagggaaatgaaagtgcacgaaaGATACTTTGCCGCAGGTAGGGACCGAGCTCCCCTTCTTCGCATTAAGCGTGTGGTGCTTTACCAAGTCAGCTGCCGTGGGGACAATCCCCCCTGCAACTTTCTTGCGCGTTTGTGTACGAGATTACCCCGCACTAATATCTCTACGTTTCAATTAAACATAACAATTAGCTTCCCCTATGCTTTCTCTGACTTCTTTGTCTGGTACTTCGTGTGTTTGGCACTTGTTGTGACGGACACAATATTCGCGAGCCGCTCGACTTTAGGGTTCGCAAGGACAACTGCTGGAATAAGATCGGTGGCAACATATGAGAGTTGAGGACATATTACGAAATTGCACAAGTAGACGATCGACGGACAACGTGAGCGATGCGGGTTCATAACGGAATTCTACACATATGAGACAACATGTTAGGGAACGCTATCGGCCAGGCCTATACCAGGTGGCAGAAAGACTACCAAGGAATGCAAAGAGGCAGACAAAGAAGTTATGATTTTTGGTAGGTAAAACCACCTGGAAGCACTGCTTCTATGTTTAAAACTCCCTATTCACCGagctttttcttcctctttctctctctctaatctttaTATTCCTCTTTTCCCGcaccccagcgtagggtagtcaAACAGAAGCGTTTACGGTTAACATTctggccaggcacgtacccaagggggggcccgggggggcccgggcccccctcccgaaatcaagtggcataccccctccccccctccccacccacgccaccactcctcacacattcgtaaagcgccgccagatcaatgttgagacttggcagctgttcatcggtcagcattatgctgcctttttcactccttttagagggcggtagttatcggcatctcttgtaatgtgaaggacagttttctcatagattccgcaccggCGCGATTagctcgagatgcgttcagttgtcaccatctattcaaccgtcacgcgcatagctgttgcttttgttagttcaaccttctttgtttaggctgatcctgggaccaggagagggttgcggctgttactcagctggtctgtactctcatggaacaagttgcggcgggagaaaacgccaattgcgtttaacttatccctttgcttcattattttcttgagttacggctcgccgcgacgctggcagatgcccggaaccatatacacgtgatatgggttaggcAAGGTGGGAAatcaaataatgtgaaagagcgtccatcatgaaaccctgcaataacccttaaacccataagcaagatgactgtcgcccgttacctcgtctgttcttccctaattgtatagcacttttcgtgcataattggcaactggaaacaaaaatcgcaaggagttgagaaattaagcgatctactaagg
Proteins encoded in this window:
- the LOC126539777 gene encoding uncharacterized protein isoform X2 translates to MFRGPLPERSWSFLVATLLVACATTSSSEKSLCSTTPDESTMLQVIKPVARTVFVCVDEVLLAYKIRGEFASAVLQLFCQQYYNCVGKFMGKKATKEGRNESLHCMIQYMEQNLACFMRRLDLPWENEKKANAVIHWFYEIVRP